GTCTGAGGCCGCCGTATGGCTGGAAACGACGAGAGTGACGGGACTGATAAGGGCAGCGTTATTGAAAGTAATACATCAAGTGGTACGGTCGGCAATAATGACAACAGTGCCGACAGAAATACTGCTAATACCTCCGAAAACGAAACTCGCATCGGCCAGACCACACGGGACGCCGACAGCACTTCGCTGAGCGCCGACCAGCGCGCAGCCATCTCCGGCCTTGCCAAAGACAACGTCTACGTCAAGCAGTCCAAATGGACCACGTTCCGACAGCTTCCCGCCGGACAGAAGGGCTCATTTTTCGTCCAGCATTTTCTGCTTGGTACCGTTCTGGTCGTCGTCGCCCTCGTCGTCGTCATTTCGCTGGTGGTCACTTACCTGACCAAGCCGCCGACACCGGTGTTCACGTTGGAAGCGGTGAATATGCGCGAAAATTCGCAGCAAATCAGCGCGTTGAAAGACGGATTCGTCAAATACGATAACGTCAAGGACGCGCGTCTGGTGAGCTTCGACAGCAGCCTGAACGTCGGCAGAAACAGCTATACCGACGATTCTCCGAAAATCATGACCCAGATGTCGGCCGGTCAGATCAATGCGATGATTTCCGACAGGAAAACGATGGCCACCCTCAACAAACGCGGCTTGGTCAACAAGCCTGCGGATGTGCTTTCCGCCTCGGAGCTCAAGCACTACCTGGATATGGGCGTTCTGGTCGACGCCAAGGGCAATCCGGCCACGAGCGCGAAAGACGCCCTTTGTTTCGACCTTTCCCGCTCCCAAACATGGAAAGCCAAAGGGTTGCCGAGCGCCGCGTTGTTCGGTTTCGCCAACGTCAGAAACGGCAAGGACCATCCCCGAGCTTTCGTGCGCTATCTCGATTTTAAATAAAATAGAGCTGAAAATTATTTGCGCCTGAATTGCGGAAATCGAAATGGTTGTTGGCCAACGTCGATAATAAAAGGCGATAAACAGACCAATCGAAACTCTTGGTAGGTTTATCACCTTTTAACAATTTCTATCGACACTATTCAACGTCGACGGTCACAAAACTCAGAAATTGCCGCCGTTCCAGCCCCAGTCGCCGGTGGCCGTATAGCGGATATACGTGCGGTCTTCGGGCACGCCGAGCTCGTCGTGCAGCGCGGTCATAATCTGCTTCGACATCGATTCCCACACGGAGCGGTCGACGCTGCCGGGCGCGCCCATGACGTTGACCTCGACGTAGGCCGCCGGCTTATCGTCGGTACCGCCGAAGTAAATCGGCATGTTGTCCTCGAACGGGCACATCAGCCAGCTCTCGGTCTTGCCGGGGACGGCGGTGATGGCCTTGCCGTACGCGGCCTTGAGCGCCTCGCGCTGCTCGGGGGTGGTGGAAACGGAAACGTGGGTATGGATGACTGGCATGGTAGCTCCTTCGTTAGGCTTGTGAATCCTTGTTGTCACTG
The window above is part of the Bifidobacterium sp. ESL0732 genome. Proteins encoded here:
- a CDS encoding phenylpyruvate tautomerase MIF-related protein, with amino-acid sequence MPVIHTHVSVSTTPEQREALKAAYGKAITAVPGKTESWLMCPFEDNMPIYFGGTDDKPAAYVEVNVMGAPGSVDRSVWESMSKQIMTALHDELGVPEDRTYIRYTATGDWGWNGGNF